The region AGGCCAGCCTTTTCAACCGCTCGGCCGAACGATCGATCGCGGTGACCTCGGCGCCGGCCGCCGCGAGTTGCGCCGCCTTGCCGCCGGGAGCGGCGCAAAAATCTGCGACCCGCATACCTGGTCCCGCCTGTAAAAGCTTAGCCGGAAGAGCCGCCGCCGCATCCTGGACAAACCATCGGCCATCCGCAAAACCGGCGAGCTCGGTCACCGGAGTATGGGTGGAAAGCCTCAGCGATCCGGTGGGCAAGATGACCGCGCCGAGCCGCTCCGCCCAGGTGAGCGGGTCTGACAGGACCGTAAGATCTAGGGTCGGCTCCTCGCGATGCGCGCGCGCGATCGCATACGCCGTCTCATCGCCGTAGGTTTTGCGCCAGCGTGCCGCGAGCCAAGCCGGTGTGTCGTGATCGAGCGGATCACTGTCGTGAAGTATTTTTTCGCGGGATCTTATGAGATTACGCAAAACGCCATTGACGAGAGCTGCGTAAGGCGCGTTTTTCGCCTCGAGCCGGGTCGCGCGGACGGCAAGATCGACGGAGGCATGATCCGCCACGTCGAGAAAGAGAATCTGGGCTGCCGCCGCGATCAAGGTCCATTCGAGGTGGGCGGCTTGGCGCGGCAGGCCTTTTTCCATCAGCGTGGCCAAGGCGGCGCGGATTGTCCCAAGCCGGCGCAACGCGACGGTGACGATCGAACGCGTCAGGGCGATGTCGCGCGATTCTAAGCCGCCCAGCCGCGAGAGAATTGCGGTTCCCGAAAAACATTCATCGAGCGGGTGATATCGCGCGACGATATCGTTCAGAATCGAGGCCGCGGCGAGACGCGCGGCAAGACCGGGGCAATCCTCACCCTGTTTATTCTGCGCGGAAACCATTTGGCCTGGCCGGCCGTTTGAAACCCTGCGGCTACGCCGCCTGTCCGCCGGCGGGAACGGAGAATCAGTCAAACGCGAGTCTCCGCTGTGAAGGCTTTGGAACACGGATCATGGTCTCCTCCTAGCACGAACGTTTGGACTTTGCCCAGAAACTGGTGCACGACAAATCACCATTACTTCCGGGACAAATGGAGAAAGGGATGCAACCCCCAAAAGATGGAAGTGCAATCGCGGAGAGGGGCGGGGAGGCGAGGAATCGCGCCCTAATGAGCGAAGCGGCGCGGCGCGCGCTTGCGGAGGCCGAGGAGCGCCGCCGGGCTGCAGCCGCGCCGCTCATGCCCAAAGAAGAGAATGGCCGCGATGGTCCCGAGCCGGTGCGTTACGGCGATTGGGAAGTCAAAGGTATCGCTACCGATTTCTAACAGGCGAAGACACCAAACTCGAAAAAAAGGCCCCACTTTAGGCGGAGCCTTCAATAGGTGGAATAGTTAAAAGTCGCCTTATGTCAGTCGTTCTGACTGCCCGTCAGGAACAGGAGCGACTGGAAGATGTTGATGAAATCCAGATACAGCATCAAGGCGCCGTTTACGGATTTCTTCGTTGCGACCTCATAATCGTCGCTCGCATAGTACATTTCCTTGATCGCCTGCGTGTCCCATGCAGTGAGACCCGAGAAAATCAGAACCGACAGAATGGACAGCGCGAATTGGAATCCGGTGCTTTGCAAGAAGAGATTAACCAGCATCGCGATCACGAGACCGATCAGGCCCATCACCATGAAGGCCCCCATTGGCGCCAAGTCCCGCTTGGTGGTGTAGCCATAAAGGCTCAAGCCGCCGAAAGCCGCCGCTGTCACGAAGAATGCGCGGGCTACCGATGTCCCGGTATAGACGAGTAGGACCGTCGATAAGGACAAACCCATTGTCGCCGCGAAGGCGTAAAACAAGCTGCGCGCGGTCGACGCCGAGATTTGGTTGATCCGGAAGGAGAAAAAGAACACGAAAGCAAGTGGCGCCAGCATGACCACATATTTGAGAGGGGTCGTGTAGAGCGTAACGCCAAACGAGGTCAGCATCAGATGGCGTGCTTGTCCAGCCGCGAGCGAAGGATCGGTCGTTACGGCGAGCATGTGGACGCCAAGTGCAACCAAACCGGTCAGCGCAAGACCGATCGTCATATTGTTGTAGACGCCAAGCATATAAGAGCGCAGGCCCTGATCGATTTCAGCGCGACCGGCCCGGGTTGCGCCCTGCCCCCAGCGGGTAGTAGCGTTGCGGTCGAAGTCGGACATGGTTTCCCCTAATGTTATGGAGGCTGAACCGCCCCCGGCCGCTGCCCATGCTGCGGATCAGCGTCGCCACCAATATGGCGCAAGCGGGAGCCGCGTACAAGGGTTTGACAAGATGAACAATCGTTAAGGTGTTCTAATTACAAATCCCGGAGATAGGATGCAGGCTTCCGGCCAAGAATCCGGTAAGTCCCTAGAAGTCCGAGGATAACCGTGGCAGCGACCGCGATCGCGGCGGCGGCTATCGCTTGAGGCCAGAGCCAGACAAAATCAAGCTCCATCACGCGGCGCACAATCTCATAGGCCGCGACGCCCCCGGCCGCCATCCCGAACACCGCCGTGCATAGACCGATGAGCGCGTATTCATAAATATAGGCTTTTAGCAGTCGCGCGCGTGTTGCCCCAAGCGTCTTGAGCACCGCGGCGTCATGGACGCGGGCATGCTGGCCCGCCGCGAGGGCGCCGCCGAGGACGAGGATCGACGCCAGAAAAGTGATACTCGCCGCTCCCCTAATCGCCAATGCAAGCTGGCCCGCCACCGCATTCACCGCGTCAAGCGCGTCTTTCACGCGCACGCTCGTCACAGATGGGAAACTTTGCGCGGTTTCCCGCAGCAGGGCCATTTCACGCACCGGATCGGACCCCTCCGCGAATGTCAGCGTGGCAAGATCGCTGAACGGCGCGCCAGCCAAGCTATTTGGCGTGAATACCAAGATGAAGTTGATCCCGTAGTTGTGCCAATTGATCTTCCTTGTGTTGCTGATCTTGGCGGTGATGTCGCGTCCGAGAACGTTGACCGTCACCTCGTCGCCCGTCGTGAGCCCGAGCCCATCGGCAATCTCGTCATCGAGGGAAACCAACGGTGGCCCAGTATAGTCATTGGGCCACCAGCTTCCATTGATAACCCTGGAGCCTTCCGGGACGGACTGAGAGAAAGTAACTCCCCGGTCGCCGTCGAGCACCCATGCGACGTTCTGTTTCGGCCGCGCGGCACTCGCCGGCGCGCCGTTCAATTTCACGATGCGCCCGCGCATCATTGGAACGAGTTCGACGGTGCCGTCCGGCGCCCGGCTTTTCAAAAAATTGACGAATTCTCCAGCCTTCGCGCTTTGAACGTCAACAAAGAAAAAGCTTGGTGATTTGCGCGGGACAGACTGATCGAGTTCGGCCCTGATGTTGCCGTCTATGAGGGTTAGGGCGACAAGAAGCGCCAGTCCCAGGCCAAGCGATAGAACCACCGAAGTGGTGAGAGCGCCAGGCCGGTGAATGTTGCCGATCGCGAGCCGCAGCGCAATGCCTTGCGCACGCGGGGCTCTCTTCGCGCCCGCCACGATCAAAAATGATACAGCTCGGAGCGCGGCAAAAGCGGCAAGCGTCGATCCCATGTAGATGAAGGCAAGCCATGTGTCGGTGGCAAATCCAAGAACCGCCAGGGCGAGACAGAACGCGGCGGCCAGTGTCAAGATGATGTATCGGGGTCTCAAATTGGCCACCTGAGGATCGACTTCAGCGCGGGACAGTGCCTGCACCGGCAGGTCATGCGCGCGGCCGAGCGGCCCCGCCGAAAATGCGAGCGCGGTCAGAAATCCGTACAGCAATCCTTTCCCGACGGCGGCCGGATAAATCGCTGGCGCAAGCGGAAAAGGAATCATGGAGCCGAACACAAAGGCTGCCGCATATGGGATGCCCGCGCCCACTGCCGCGCCCAATATAACACCGGCGCTGGCGACCAGCATCGTTTGTGTGAGCATCAACGTGAAGACCGTCGAGCCGGTCGCTCCCAAGGCTTTCAAAGCTGCAATGGTCTGCCGCTTGCGTTCGACAAATCCGCGAACAGCGTTGGCTACTCCGACGCCGCCGACAACCAGGGAGGTGAGACCCATCAGAGTCAGAAACTCGGTGAACCGGTCGAGATTGCGGGAGAACTGCGGGGATATGTTGTCTCGAGAACGAATTTCCCAACCGGCCTCAGGGAATTTCTCTTTCGCCTCTTTGATCGAGGCCGCCACATGTTCATCGGACGCCGGCGTGCCTTCAATCGTCACGCGGTTCAGCCATCTGATGAGCGCGCCAGGCTGGATCAAACCGCTCGCCCGCAAAGCCTCTTGTGACATCAAGACGGGAGGCCCTAGACCAATCCCTCCCGCGAGGCGGTCAGGTTCGGTCACGAGTCTGGCGCGCACTTCGAAATGAGTGGTGCCGATCGTCAGGCGATTTCCAAGGGAAAGGTTCAAGCGGCCAAAAAGCGCCGGGTCGGCAGCGATCCCAAAGACACCATCATGCTCGGCCAACGCATCGGCCAACGGGAGCGCCGGATCGAGCAAAACATTGCCCGCCAAAGGATAGGGGCGATCGGCCGCCTTAACCTCGACAAGCGCCGCCTCACCATCATCGCGCCGCGCCATTGCGCGCAAAAGCGCCACGGACGAAAGGCGTCCTTGTCCGGATAAGAACGCATGCTCGGGGACCGACAATTCGCGCTGGGCCAGATTAAAGGAAACATCACCCCCGAGGATGTTACGTCCTTCCCGGGCAAGGCCGTCCTTGAGTGACAGCGATACCGAGCCAACCCCGATGATCGCGGCAACGCCAAGGGCAATGCAGCCGAGAAAAATTCCAAATCCCTGCAGGCCGCCGCGAAAATCGCGCAATGCGAAGCGGAACGCCAGCGGCCAGCGCAAACCCTTTGGAAAATTATCACGGACCTTCGCCACGGGGATCACTCGATCAGTCCCTAATATGATATTCTTTTTAGACGGGATCATTTCAGGTATCAGCTTTATCCGGGTGCGGGAAAGTGGATGGCGAGCCAGATCGCTGGATGACTTTGGCTGGTCCATTCGATCCGGTGTTTTTGGTGTGCCGGAATCAACACATAGTCGCCGGGCTTTAGGATCCTGACCGCAGATTCGCCTTCAAAACAAAGCCCCGCCGATCCGGCCAGTAGCATCACCCATTCGCTCCAAGACTGATCGTACCAGAACCCCAGTGGACTATGCTGCCCAAAGGAGACGATCCGCTCGATTTTCAGATCAGGCATCTCGAGGATAAGTGTGACAACTTCCTCGTCCGGATTGCCTTGTTCAGCGTCAAACAAATTGCCGGATGAGGCTAGCACGATACGACGGCGGCCTTATGCATCAAGATGTTTTTCTCCCGACCTGCCAAAGCCATTGCGGCCAATGGTCATGAAGCAGAATTCCGGCAAGCATTGTCCCCGCGAACACGTAGGTAGGCAAAAACCCAAGTGCAAGGGAGGCGATCGCGGGTCCGGGGCAAAGTCCGCTCATGCCCCAGCCAGCGCCGAAGATCGCCGCCCCGGCAACCAGCGGCACGTCAATGTCATGTTTCACCGGCAGATGAAATTTGCTGTCGAGGAGCGGACGGCGGAGACGCCGCGAAATCAGTGTGCCTATGGTCGAAACCATTACCGCTCCGGCGAGCACAAATGCAAGACTAGGGTCGAAATTCCCGGCAACGTCGAGAAAGCCGCGCACCCGGGCCGGATCGAGCATCCCCGAAAGGGAAAGGCCGAAGCCGAAAATCATACCCGTGGTGAGTGCCACGGCGATTCGCGCCAAAACTGTTCGCATCGCGTCAATATCCCATGCGGTTCATGGCGGCGACGGTGAGCATCCCGAAGGTCACAAAGGTGGCGACCGCGACGATTGATCTGCGCGAAAGGCGCGCCAGGCCGCAAACCCCGTGACCGCTGGTGCAACCGGAACCAAGCCGGGTACCGAAACCAACGAAAAGACCCGCAAGAGCGAGAACCCAAATAGGGGTTTCGAAACGAACAACCGGCCAGCCGCCAAAACTCAGACGATAAATCGCTGGTCCTAGGAAAAGCCCGATCAGAAAGCATATATTTCGCAGTTGATTTTCACTGGCAGGCTTGAGAGAGCCACCGATAATCCCGCTCACACCGGCGATACGGCCATCCAACAGCAAGAACAAAGCCGCGGCAAGACCAATTAAGGCGCCGCCGGTGAAAGCGTGAAGATATGTCAGTGACATCATGCTGCTTGTCTTACGGGCGGAAGCCGGCGGGTTTGAAGCTGACTCAAGCTCTATAATTTAACTCATATATGTAAAATTCCTACACTTGGTTCAAAGCGGATGCTGCCCGGTGGTACTAGGCCATTAGCTTGGTTGTCTCAAAGGATGCCGTCTCCTCAATCTGGCCGGAGCGCAGCCTGACGATGCGATCGCATTTGCTCGCAAGCGCGAGGTCGTGTGTGACAAGGATCAAGGTCGTCCCGCGGTCGCGCTTCAAGGCAAACATAAGATCAATGATGGATTGGCCGGTTGTTTCATCGAGGTTTCCCGTCGGTTCGTCGGCGACGAGGATCACGGGATCTGGCGCGATTGCACGGGCAAGTGCGACACGCTGTTGCTCGCCGCCCGACAATTGTGCCGGGTAATGTCCAAATCTATGGTTCAATCCGACAGCATCCAGCTCAGCGCGCGCGCGCGCAAATGGAGCCGCAGCTCCGGCAAGCTCAAGCGGGATTGCGACATTTTCAAGCGCAGTCATTGTTGGAATGAGATGGAACGATTGGAACACAATGCCAATGCGCGCGCCGCGGAAGCGCGCGAGGTCATCCTCGCCGAGGCGGTCGAGGCAAACGCCATCCACCTCGATCTCACCAGCATCCGCCTGTTCAAGGCCAGCCATAACCATAAGGAGGGTGGATTTTCCAGAACCCGAAGGGCCGACAAGACCGGTCGTCTGGCCGCGTGCGATTTGCAGCGAAATTCCCTTCAGGATATGAACCCTTGCGGCGCCGCGCCCTAGGCTCAGATGTACATTTTTTAATTTTACCGCCGGTTCATTCATCCATGCAATCCGCAACCGCCCGAACAACTATCTTGCAAACCTCAAAGCCGCAACCAAGGCTGTTGGGATATGGACATCCCAGCGCGTTTTTGCAATTGGCGGCCATCCTTTTGGCGGCGGCGCTCTCATCATACCCGGCTATCGCCGCGGTGAAGGACGCGCCAACACTGAAAATCATTGCTTTCGGCGACAGTCTGGTCGCCGGTCTTGGAGTGGCCACCGATGCCGCCTTTCCCAGCGTCCTACAGGAGAAACTCCGCGCGGAAGGC is a window of Methylocapsa sp. D3K7 DNA encoding:
- a CDS encoding cupin domain-containing protein, giving the protein MLASSGNLFDAEQGNPDEEVVTLILEMPDLKIERIVSFGQHSPLGFWYDQSWSEWVMLLAGSAGLCFEGESAVRILKPGDYVLIPAHQKHRIEWTSQSHPAIWLAIHFPAPG
- a CDS encoding YeeE/YedE family protein; amino-acid sequence: MSLTYLHAFTGGALIGLAAALFLLLDGRIAGVSGIIGGSLKPASENQLRNICFLIGLFLGPAIYRLSFGGWPVVRFETPIWVLALAGLFVGFGTRLGSGCTSGHGVCGLARLSRRSIVAVATFVTFGMLTVAAMNRMGY
- a CDS encoding Bax inhibitor-1/YccA family protein, with translation MSDFDRNATTRWGQGATRAGRAEIDQGLRSYMLGVYNNMTIGLALTGLVALGVHMLAVTTDPSLAAGQARHLMLTSFGVTLYTTPLKYVVMLAPLAFVFFFSFRINQISASTARSLFYAFAATMGLSLSTVLLVYTGTSVARAFFVTAAAFGGLSLYGYTTKRDLAPMGAFMVMGLIGLVIAMLVNLFLQSTGFQFALSILSVLIFSGLTAWDTQAIKEMYYASDDYEVATKKSVNGALMLYLDFINIFQSLLFLTGSQND
- a CDS encoding transcription antitermination factor NusB, whose product is MVSAQNKQGEDCPGLAARLAAASILNDIVARYHPLDECFSGTAILSRLGGLESRDIALTRSIVTVALRRLGTIRAALATLMEKGLPRQAAHLEWTLIAAAAQILFLDVADHASVDLAVRATRLEAKNAPYAALVNGVLRNLIRSREKILHDSDPLDHDTPAWLAARWRKTYGDETAYAIARAHREEPTLDLTVLSDPLTWAERLGAVILPTGSLRLSTHTPVTELAGFADGRWFVQDAAAALPAKLLQAGPGMRVADFCAAPGGKAAQLAAAGAEVTAIDRSAERLKRLASNFARLNLHADVVVADIVSLKAPLFDAILVDAPCLSTGTIRRHPDIAWIKKPRDIAALTALQSRLLDKAVTLVKPGGMIVYCTCSIEPEENEQQIAALLRREPGIVRVPILPDEVGGLSEILNENGELRTLPSHLQADEPRLSGLDGFFAARLLRRG
- a CDS encoding YeeE/YedE family protein, which codes for MRTVLARIAVALTTGMIFGFGLSLSGMLDPARVRGFLDVAGNFDPSLAFVLAGAVMVSTIGTLISRRLRRPLLDSKFHLPVKHDIDVPLVAGAAIFGAGWGMSGLCPGPAIASLALGFLPTYVFAGTMLAGILLHDHWPQWLWQVGRKTS
- a CDS encoding ABC transporter ATP-binding protein — its product is MNEPAVKLKNVHLSLGRGAARVHILKGISLQIARGQTTGLVGPSGSGKSTLLMVMAGLEQADAGEIEVDGVCLDRLGEDDLARFRGARIGIVFQSFHLIPTMTALENVAIPLELAGAAAPFARARAELDAVGLNHRFGHYPAQLSGGEQQRVALARAIAPDPVILVADEPTGNLDETTGQSIIDLMFALKRDRGTTLILVTHDLALASKCDRIVRLRSGQIEETASFETTKLMA
- a CDS encoding FtsX-like permease family protein, with the protein product MIPVAKVRDNFPKGLRWPLAFRFALRDFRGGLQGFGIFLGCIALGVAAIIGVGSVSLSLKDGLAREGRNILGGDVSFNLAQRELSVPEHAFLSGQGRLSSVALLRAMARRDDGEAALVEVKAADRPYPLAGNVLLDPALPLADALAEHDGVFGIAADPALFGRLNLSLGNRLTIGTTHFEVRARLVTEPDRLAGGIGLGPPVLMSQEALRASGLIQPGALIRWLNRVTIEGTPASDEHVAASIKEAKEKFPEAGWEIRSRDNISPQFSRNLDRFTEFLTLMGLTSLVVGGVGVANAVRGFVERKRQTIAALKALGATGSTVFTLMLTQTMLVASAGVILGAAVGAGIPYAAAFVFGSMIPFPLAPAIYPAAVGKGLLYGFLTALAFSAGPLGRAHDLPVQALSRAEVDPQVANLRPRYIILTLAAAFCLALAVLGFATDTWLAFIYMGSTLAAFAALRAVSFLIVAGAKRAPRAQGIALRLAIGNIHRPGALTTSVVLSLGLGLALLVALTLIDGNIRAELDQSVPRKSPSFFFVDVQSAKAGEFVNFLKSRAPDGTVELVPMMRGRIVKLNGAPASAARPKQNVAWVLDGDRGVTFSQSVPEGSRVINGSWWPNDYTGPPLVSLDDEIADGLGLTTGDEVTVNVLGRDITAKISNTRKINWHNYGINFILVFTPNSLAGAPFSDLATLTFAEGSDPVREMALLRETAQSFPSVTSVRVKDALDAVNAVAGQLALAIRGAASITFLASILVLGGALAAGQHARVHDAAVLKTLGATRARLLKAYIYEYALIGLCTAVFGMAAGGVAAYEIVRRVMELDFVWLWPQAIAAAAIAVAATVILGLLGTYRILGRKPASYLRDL
- a CDS encoding DUF1674 domain-containing protein, whose translation is MSEAARRALAEAEERRRAAAAPLMPKEENGRDGPEPVRYGDWEVKGIATDF